From Brienomyrus brachyistius isolate T26 chromosome 18, BBRACH_0.4, whole genome shotgun sequence, one genomic window encodes:
- the LOC125713425 gene encoding intraflagellar transport protein 20 homolog: MSKESLTEAGLQFDELSRMRVLDPDVAQSTGELKTECKEFMEKISQFQMVVNGLIKTVDELAREAEREKVKAIGARNVLKSVAKQREAQQQQVQALIAEKKTQLERYQVEHEALCKVESEQTEFINQFVLQK, encoded by the exons ATGTCCAAAGAGTCCTTAACTGAAGCCGGACTCCAGTTTGACGAGCTCAGTCGGATGCGAGTTCTGGACCCCGATGTGGCTCAAAGCACTGGCGAGCTGAAGACGGAATGCAAGGAGTTTATGGAGA AAATCAGCCAGTTTCAGATGGTGGTGAACGGACTAATTAAGACCGTGGATGAACTGGCGAGGGAAGCGGAGAGAGAAAAAGTGAAG GCAATAGGAGCCAGGAACGTGCTGAAGTCAGTGGCCAAGCAGAGGGAGGCACAGCAACAGCAGGTTCAGGCTCTAATAGCAGAAAAGAAGACGCAACTGGAGAG GTACCAAGTTGAGCACGAGGCACTATGCAAAGTGGAATCGGAGCAAACAGAATTCATTAATCAGTTTGTTCTccaaaaatga
- the LOC125713415 gene encoding adapter molecule crk-like codes for MAGNFDAEDRMSWYWGRLSRQEAVSLLQGQRHGMFLVRDSITSPGDYVLSVSENSKVSHYIINSISSSSNRQSGSGLACPRFRIGDQEFDALPALLEFYKIHYLDTTTLIEPISKAKHAGFVSAGGAPPRPEAVEYVRALFDFPGNDDEDLPFRKGDVLRVLEKPEEQWWNAQNSEGRAGMIPVPYVERYRPASPTSGASLPGLGGIPDGSVGGLPAPPLGEPGPYAQPSVNTPLPNLQNGPVYARAIQKRVPNAYDKTALALEVGDMVKVTKINVNGQWEGECKGKRGHFPFTHVRLLDQHNPDEELS; via the exons ATGGCTGGGAATTTTGACGCCGAGGACCGCATGAGCTGGTACTGGGGAAGATTAAGCCGACAAGAGGCGGTTTCTCTCCTGCAAGGGCAGAGGCATGGGATGTTTCTGGTCAGGGACTCGATCACCAGCCCCGGCGACTACGTGCTGTCCGTGTCGGAGAACTCGAAAGTCTCTCATTACATAATCAACagcatcagcagcagcagcaaccggCAGTCCGGCTCAG GGCTGGCATGTCCGCGGTTCCGCATCGGAGACCAGGAATTCGACGCTCTTCCTGCTCTTTTGGAGTTTTACAAGATTCACTACCTGGATACCACCACCCTCATCGAGCCAATCAGCAAGGCCAAGCATGCTGGTTTTGTGAGCGCTGGTGGTGCCCCCCCGAGGCCAGAGGCGGTGGAGTACGTGCGTGCCCTTTTCGACTTCCCCGGCAACGACGATGAGGACCTGCCGTTCCGCAAGGGCGATGTGCTGCGGGTGCTGGAGAAGCCGGAGGAGCAGTGGTGGAACGCGCAGAACTCAGAGGGCCGGGCTGGCATGATTCCCGTGCCCTATGTGGAGAGGTATCGGCCAGCCTCCCCGACCTCGGGCGCCTCTTTGCCGGGCCTGGGTGGCATCCCAGATGGCTCTGTGGGCGGCCTGCCAGCCCCACCCTTGGGTGAGCCTGGCCCCTACGCCCAGCCCAGCGTGAACACGCCTCTGCCCAACCTGCAGAACGGGCCCGTCTACGCCAGGGCCATCCAGAAGAGGGTGCCCAATGCCTATGACAAGACCGCCCTGGCCCTGGAG GTTGGTGACATGGTGAAGGTGACCAAGATCAACGTGAACGGCCAGTGGGAGGGCGAGTGCAAGGGCAAACGTGGCCACTTCCCCTTCACACACGTGCGCCTGCTTGATCAGCACAATCCCGATGAAGAGCTCAGCTGA